The DNA region GATGGCGGCAGGATCGCCGGGAGCGAGGAGGGGTCCGGGGACAGCCGGGGTGTTCGGGGCAGGTGCGGCGGTGGCGGTGTCGGCGCCGTCGAGTTGCTCGTCTTTATCCACGTAGCCGGTCTCGCCGTAGAAGCGTTTGAGTTCGCCGACTTTGACGGTCCGTTCGATGCGGATGTAAGCGATCTCGTCGTAGGGGATGAAGAAGCCGCGGCCTTCGTCGGTGGAACCGGTTTCGCGTCCGCGCAGGACGAGGTAGTGGGGTTCAAAACGGGCGACGGTGTCGACCGCGACGGTGAACTGATTGCGCAAGACCAGGTTGACGCAGCCGTGGAGCTGCTCTGGGAGGCGTTGGAAGATGTCGAGGCAGTCTTCGCGCCGCATAGGAAACCAGCCGAGGATGAGGGTCGAGCCTAGTCCAAGCCGGGGATGAATCGCTCCGGCATCAAGAGGGTTAGCATGCAAGCGGGGGCGGGTCAAATGGTGGGCGGTGGGTTTTGGGCCGCGAGTCGAGATGGGGAAGGGCCAGTCCATGCGAGGGACGAAAGGATTGCTCCGGCGTGAGGGGCGGGGGCAGCGGCGAGGGGAAGGCAGCGGGGGTGTCTTGCATCGGGGGCCAATTCGGCTAACATGGGAAGGTGTGTTGGAGTGGTGACGAATCCACGAAGCGCCCATGAACGGGGAAGGCGAAGTCATGAGCTGGGAGTTGTCACGTCGGGCATTTTTGGGTTGGTCCACGGGGTGTGTGGGGTCGCTGTGGCCGGGGTTGTCGTGGGGCGGCGGGGGAGAACCGCGGGCGGAGGGGTGTCTTTTTCTGCATCTTGTGGGCGGCCCGCCGCATTTGGACACATTCGATCCCAAGCCGGAGGCGCCGAGTGAGTACCGCGGCCCCTTCGGGGTGATCCGCAGCCGGGTGCCGGGAGTGTATGTGAGCGAGCTATTGCCGGGAGTGGCCTGGCGGTTGGATCGGATCGCCCTGGTGCGTTCGGTGTATCACGACGGTCCGCCGGTGCATGAGTGCGGGATGCAGTTGCTGCACAGCGGTCGGCTCTTCCGGGATGGGTCGGCGTGGCCGGCGGTGGGGGCGGTGTGGAGCTATCTGCAAGGGGAGCGGCGGCTGGGGTGGGCCGGCCGTTATGCTGTGTTGCCCTACCCGGCGGTGGACACAGGGATCGCGGTGGACCAGGGCTTCGGGGGCGGCTTTTTGTCACCGCCGTTGCAAGCGCAGCGGGAACGGCTGACAGGGGGGACGAGGGAGGATAGCCGTTACGGCTCGACGGCCTTCGGACGCCTGTGCCGCCGGGCGGTCGAGAGGTTGCTACGCCAGCCGCGCTCCTTCCTCACCATCACCATGTACGAGACGGTGTTC from Thermogemmata fonticola includes:
- a CDS encoding DUF1501 domain-containing protein, with protein sequence MNGEGEVMSWELSRRAFLGWSTGCVGSLWPGLSWGGGGEPRAEGCLFLHLVGGPPHLDTFDPKPEAPSEYRGPFGVIRSRVPGVYVSELLPGVAWRLDRIALVRSVYHDGPPVHECGMQLLHSGRLFRDGSAWPAVGAVWSYLQGERRLGWAGRYAVLPYPAVDTGIAVDQGFGGGFLSPPLQAQRERLTGGTREDSRYGSTAFGRLCRRAVERLLRQPRSFLTITMYETVFDTLSWDCHGSGGALRTNLRDIGRQVAPAFDQAFSALLDDLDQTGLLERTLVVATGEFGRTPRVNAHGGRDHWAGVWTALLAGAGIRGGAVIGRSDAHGIEPAERPVRAEELAATILYALGVPPDAVLPGPDGLPVPAYPAAPLRELWS